A part of Phoenix dactylifera cultivar Barhee BC4 chromosome 2, palm_55x_up_171113_PBpolish2nd_filt_p, whole genome shotgun sequence genomic DNA contains:
- the LOC103717125 gene encoding probable aquaporin NIP5-1 isoform X1: MRALFRSMQLRTMPETENGTPNVSAPPTPGTPGAPLFSSVRVDSLSYERNSMPRCGMCLPVNSWASPHTCFTEFPKPNVSLTRKLGAEFVGTFILIFGATAGPIVNQKYNGAETLIGNAACAGLAVMIVILSTGHISGAHLNPSLTIAFACLRHFPWVQVPAYIAAQVSASICASFALKGIFHPFLSGGVTVPSVGIAQAFFLEFFITFNLLFVVTAVATDTRAVGELAGIAVGATVMLNILVAGPSSGGSMNPVRTLGPAVAAGNYKQVWIYLVAPTAGAIAGAATYTLVKLTEEDDGVAPRSARSFRR, encoded by the exons ATGCGAGCTTTGTTTCGATCTATGCAG CTTCGGACGATGCCGGAGACGGAGAACGGAACGCCGAACGTGTCGGCTCCGCCGACGCCTGGCACGCCGGGGGCGCCACTCTTCTCgtcagtccgagtcgactcgctgtcCTACGAGAGGAACTCGATGCCGCGGTGCGGCATGTGCTTGCCGGTGAACTCCTGGGCCTCCCCTCACACGTGCTTCACCGAGTTCCCCAAGCCCAACGTGTCCCTCACCCGCAAG CTTGGAGCAGAGTTCGTTGGCACCTTCATTCTGATATTTGGTGCGACTGCAGGCCCCATCGTGAACCAGAAGTACAACGGAGCCGAGACTCTCATCGGCAATGCTGCATGCGCCGGGCTCGCGGTCATGATTGTCATCCTCTCCACCGGCCACATCTCCGGCGCCCACCTCAACCCCTCCCTCACCATCGCCTTCGCATGCCTCCGCCACTTCCCCTGGGTCCAAGTCCCTGCATACATAGCTGCCCAAGTCTCCGCATCCATCTGTGCTTCCTTCGCACTCAAGGGCATCTTCCATCCTTTCCTCTCCGGCGGCGTCACGGTCCCTTCGGTTGGCATCGCCCAGGCGTTCTTCCTCGAGTTTTTCATCACCTTCAACCTCTTGTTCGTCGTCACCGCCGTCGCTACAGATACTCGAGCG GTAGGAGAATTGGCCGGAATAGCAGTTGGCGCTACGGTTATGCTTAACATCCTCGTCGCCGG GCCATCGAGCGGCGGATCGATGAACCCGGTGAGGACGCTGGGGCCGGCGGTGGCCGCTGGGAACTACAAGCAGGTGTGGATATATCTGGTGGCGCCCACTGCGGGGGCCATCGCTGGAGCTGCCACCTACACGCTTGTGAAGCTCACAGAAGAGGACGACGGGGTGGCGCCACGCTCGGCGAGAAGCTTCCGCCGCTAG
- the LOC103717125 gene encoding probable aquaporin NIP5-1 isoform X2: MPETENGTPNVSAPPTPGTPGAPLFSSVRVDSLSYERNSMPRCGMCLPVNSWASPHTCFTEFPKPNVSLTRKLGAEFVGTFILIFGATAGPIVNQKYNGAETLIGNAACAGLAVMIVILSTGHISGAHLNPSLTIAFACLRHFPWVQVPAYIAAQVSASICASFALKGIFHPFLSGGVTVPSVGIAQAFFLEFFITFNLLFVVTAVATDTRAVGELAGIAVGATVMLNILVAGPSSGGSMNPVRTLGPAVAAGNYKQVWIYLVAPTAGAIAGAATYTLVKLTEEDDGVAPRSARSFRR, translated from the exons ATGCCGGAGACGGAGAACGGAACGCCGAACGTGTCGGCTCCGCCGACGCCTGGCACGCCGGGGGCGCCACTCTTCTCgtcagtccgagtcgactcgctgtcCTACGAGAGGAACTCGATGCCGCGGTGCGGCATGTGCTTGCCGGTGAACTCCTGGGCCTCCCCTCACACGTGCTTCACCGAGTTCCCCAAGCCCAACGTGTCCCTCACCCGCAAG CTTGGAGCAGAGTTCGTTGGCACCTTCATTCTGATATTTGGTGCGACTGCAGGCCCCATCGTGAACCAGAAGTACAACGGAGCCGAGACTCTCATCGGCAATGCTGCATGCGCCGGGCTCGCGGTCATGATTGTCATCCTCTCCACCGGCCACATCTCCGGCGCCCACCTCAACCCCTCCCTCACCATCGCCTTCGCATGCCTCCGCCACTTCCCCTGGGTCCAAGTCCCTGCATACATAGCTGCCCAAGTCTCCGCATCCATCTGTGCTTCCTTCGCACTCAAGGGCATCTTCCATCCTTTCCTCTCCGGCGGCGTCACGGTCCCTTCGGTTGGCATCGCCCAGGCGTTCTTCCTCGAGTTTTTCATCACCTTCAACCTCTTGTTCGTCGTCACCGCCGTCGCTACAGATACTCGAGCG GTAGGAGAATTGGCCGGAATAGCAGTTGGCGCTACGGTTATGCTTAACATCCTCGTCGCCGG GCCATCGAGCGGCGGATCGATGAACCCGGTGAGGACGCTGGGGCCGGCGGTGGCCGCTGGGAACTACAAGCAGGTGTGGATATATCTGGTGGCGCCCACTGCGGGGGCCATCGCTGGAGCTGCCACCTACACGCTTGTGAAGCTCACAGAAGAGGACGACGGGGTGGCGCCACGCTCGGCGAGAAGCTTCCGCCGCTAG
- the LOC103717129 gene encoding UPF0496 protein 4-like, translating into MSQPHDGQWTFCPFGNPFRSILPKGSYLSSNLLALLNSFEQTLAESLKKLKPKDAPDVLGFSWMRHAMESLTEAHTNIKTLITDLQFPASDWDEKWMDIYLDSNIKFLDICIAFSSELSRLDQGQLLLQYVLDVLDFSNTSPSSEQLKQASASLHDWMKQFSSKSPRLENCSSILQSFAQTLHPTEVKNSAKGKVFMRALYGVKVMTIFICSIFAAALSGCSAPLVDLHVSDKFLWAEAFSDLQAVVNEEIRSQFSSGKVTILKELEAVEKYAERLHALICCVRHEKIGTLAKIIDQEERQESVSNLAGATEGLANGLDILSKQVSDFFQIVLTGRDALLSNLRE; encoded by the coding sequence ATGAGTCAACCACATGATGGGCAGTGGACCTTTTGTCCCTTTGGAAATCCTTTTCGGAGTATCCTTCCCAAGGGATCTTATCTGTCTTCAAATCTTCTTGCCTTACTGAATTCTTTTGAGCAAACATTGGCAGAAAGTTTAAAAAAACTCAAGCCTAAAGATGCTCCGGATGTTCTCGGCTTTTCTTGGATGAGACATGCAATGGAGTCCTTAACTGAGGCTCACACTAACATTAAAACTTTAATAACTGATCTTCAGTTTCCTGCTTCTGACTGGGATGAGAAGTGGATGGACATTTACTTGGACAGCAATATAAAGTTTCTTGATATTTGCATCGCATTTAGCTCTGAGCTCTCCCGGCTGGATCAAGGGCAACTCCTGCTGCAATACGTCTTGGATGTTTTGGACTTCTCAAACACTTCTCCTTCATCCGAACAACTCAAACAAGCCAGTGCATCTCTTCATGATTGGATGAAGCAATTCAGCTCAAAGAGTCCCAGGCTTGAAAACTGTTCTTCCATCTTACAAAGTTTTGCACAAACTCTTCATCCGACGGAGGTCAAGAACTCTGCCAAAGGGAAGGTATTTATGAGGGCCTTGTATGGAGTGAAGGTTATGACTATATTTATTTGCAGCATCTTCGCAGCAGCATTATCAGGTTGCTCTGCACCGTTGGTGGATTTGCATGTTTCTGACAAGTTCTTGTGGGCTGAGGCCTTCAGTGACTTGCAAGCTGTTGTGAATGAGGAAATTAGGAGTCAATTTTCAAGTGGAAAGGTTACCATATTGAAAGAGCTGGAAGCAGTTGAAAAATATGCAGAGAGATTGCATGCTTTAATATGTTGTGTTAGACACGAGAAAATAGGTACACTGGCAAAAATTATAGACCAGGAAGAAAGACAAGAGTCTGTTTCAAATCTAGCTGGAGCAACAGAAGGGCTTGCCAATGGGCTTGATATTCTGTCAAAGCAAGTGAGCGACTTCTTCCAAATTGTTCTAACAGGACGTGATGCTTTGCTTTCTAACCTTAGGGAATGA